CCCGCGCCCAAGGCCGGCACGATCAGCAAGATCCTTGTCGGGAACGCCGAACCGGTCGAATTCGACCAGCCTCTCGTCGTCATCGACTAAGCAGGGGCGAAGACATGGCCATTACCCGGATCCTGATCGCCAACCGCGGCGAGATCGCGCTGCGCGTCCACCGCGCCGCGCACGAGATGGGGATCGAGACGGTCGCGGTTCACTCGACCGCGGATGCCGATGCAATGCACGTGCGCCTGGCCGATCAGGCCGTGTGCATCGGCCCGCCTGCGGCTGCCGACAGTTATCTCAACATGGCGGCGATCATCTCCGCCGCAGAGATCACCGGGGCAGACGCGGTGCATCCGGGCTATGGCTTCCTGTCGGAAAACGCCAAGTTCGCAGAAATCGTCGAGGCGCACGGGCTGAAATGGATCGGGCCGAAGCCTGAACATATCCGCACCATGGGCGACAAGATCGCGGCCAAGGAAACGGCGGGCGCACTGGGCCTGCCGCTGGTGCCGGGGTCCGACGGCGCGGTTTCCGAAGTGGAAGAAGCGCGCAAGATCGCGGCCGAGATCGGCTATCCGGTCATCATCAAGGCGGCCAGCGGCGGCGGTGGTCGCGGCATGAAGGTGTGCGAGGGCGAAGACACCCTCGAAACGCTGATGAAGCAGGCCGGAAGCGAAGCGAAAGCCGCGTTTGGCGATGCCACGGTCTATATCGAGAAATACCTCGGCAATCCGCGCCATATCGAATTTCAGGTGTTTGGCGACGGTGAAGGCAACGCGATCCATCTGGGTGAGCGCGACTGCTCGCTGCAGCGCCGCCACCAGAAGGTTCTGGAAGAAGCGCCCTCCCCCGTCATCGGCAATGCCGAGCGCGAGCGGATGGGCAGCATCTGCGCCAAGGCGATGGCCGAAATGGGCTATCGCGGTGCGGGGACGATCGAGTTCCTGTGGGAAAACGGAGAGTTCTACTTCATCGAGATGAACACCCGTTTGCAGGTGGAGCATCCGGTGACAGAGGCGATCACCGGCGTCGACCTTGTCCGTGAACAAATTCGGATCGCCGACGGCAAACCGCTCTCGGTGCGTCAGGAAGAACTGCACTTCACCGGCCACGCCATCGAGTGTCGGATCAATGCGGAAAACGCGTTCACCTTCGCGCCGAGCCCGGGCCTGGTGACAAGCTATCACGCGGCAGGCGGCATGCACGTGCGCGTCGATTCCGGCCTCTATGCCGGGTACCGCATCCCGCCGTACTACGATTCGATGATCGCCAAGCTGATCGTTTATGGCCGCACGCGCGAAGGCTGCATCATGCGGTTGAAGCGCGCGCTGGAAGAAATGGTTGTCGAAGGCGTTCAGACTTCGATCCCGCTGCATCAGGAACTGATCCGGCAGAACGACGTGCTGAACGGCGACTATTCGATCAAGTGGCTCGAGGAGTGGCTGGCCAAGCGCGAGGTCTGACCCGCGCTCAGCTTAGCACCGACGCTTCCGAAACGAGGATAATCTCGCACGCGCCCGCGCCCTGATCGGTGCGGGTGCGCGATGTTTTCCAGCGCCCGCCATCGGGCGCGAAAATATCGACCAGGTGCCCGCGCAGCCGCACGACATCGCCACGCCCGATCCCGTCGATCGCATCGGCAACGTCGTCGTTGGCGGGGACAAGGTGCCAGTTGGCGGAATGCTTGCCGAACCGCCGCACGCGCGGGTCCTGCCACGCCTCCGGCCCGGCGCGCCAGTAATAGAACCGGCCCGACTGGCGGATCGAAATACGCCCATGAACATCGGCCCGCGCGCCCTCTCCCCACGCCACGGCCAGATCGGTCGGCGCATATTCGGCGAAATCATCCGCGATCCAACCGTCGTAGTCTGCACGTGCCAGTACCAGCACATCGGCCTGAAACGTCGCCACCTTGCGGATACCGCGCACGTCGGTCGCCACCTCTGACATCATCGATTGCTGCGGCGTGCCGACATGGGGATCGCGCGACTCCGCGTTACAGGCGGCCAGCGTCAAGAACGACAGGAAAGCCAGTCGCCGCAAAGACACCATGTGTCACCCCAGGGGCACGCCCGGCAGGTTCTTGGCGTTGCGGATGACAAGACTGGTCTTCACGCTGGCGACATTTGGCGCGGGCGTCAGGTGGCTGGTCAGGAATTCCTGAAAGCTTTGCAGGTCCTTGCTCACGATTTTCAGGATAAAGTCGATCTCACCGTTCAGCATGTGACATTCGCGCACTTCCGGCAGGGTCGCGACATGCTCTTCGAAGGCGCGCAGCGATTCCTCGGCCTGGCTCTTCAGGCTGACCATGGCGAAGACGGTGATCGTAAATCCCAGCGTCGCGGGGTCGAGATCGGCGTGATAGCCACGGATCGCACCGCTTTCCTCCAGCGCGCGGACCCGTCGCAGGCACGGCGGCGCGGTCAGGCCGACGCGGCCCGCCAATTCGACATTCGTGATCCGCCCCTCTTCCTGCAATTCGGACAGAAGCCGGCGGTCTATCTCGTCAAATTCCATCGCATGCACCTTCAAGCAAAACGACCGGTCGCGCCCGCGAAGCACGATCAGCGAAACTAAACTGCCCCAGCGTAGTCTCGACAGGCATTTTAATGGCCGTGTCGAGCAATTTTGTAACTATGCCGACCACTGTCCCTTTTTGCAACGCGTTCCGCAGGGGCTTTGCGCAAACTTAACCCCGCGTTTACCGAAGCTGCGGGACGGAATCACGGCTGCAAGAGACCCCTTGATCGCGCGGCTGCCGTCCCAACCGGGGGTTTGATGACACTGGACGATCGCTTGCGTACTGTGCTCGAAGTCGCTGCCGACAGCGATGGTTCGGCGCGCGCGCAATATCGTCAAC
The sequence above is a segment of the Croceicoccus naphthovorans genome. Coding sequences within it:
- the accC gene encoding acetyl-CoA carboxylase biotin carboxylase subunit translates to MAITRILIANRGEIALRVHRAAHEMGIETVAVHSTADADAMHVRLADQAVCIGPPAAADSYLNMAAIISAAEITGADAVHPGYGFLSENAKFAEIVEAHGLKWIGPKPEHIRTMGDKIAAKETAGALGLPLVPGSDGAVSEVEEARKIAAEIGYPVIIKAASGGGGRGMKVCEGEDTLETLMKQAGSEAKAAFGDATVYIEKYLGNPRHIEFQVFGDGEGNAIHLGERDCSLQRRHQKVLEEAPSPVIGNAERERMGSICAKAMAEMGYRGAGTIEFLWENGEFYFIEMNTRLQVEHPVTEAITGVDLVREQIRIADGKPLSVRQEELHFTGHAIECRINAENAFTFAPSPGLVTSYHAAGGMHVRVDSGLYAGYRIPPYYDSMIAKLIVYGRTREGCIMRLKRALEEMVVEGVQTSIPLHQELIRQNDVLNGDYSIKWLEEWLAKREV
- a CDS encoding Lrp/AsnC family transcriptional regulator → MEFDEIDRRLLSELQEEGRITNVELAGRVGLTAPPCLRRVRALEESGAIRGYHADLDPATLGFTITVFAMVSLKSQAEESLRAFEEHVATLPEVRECHMLNGEIDFILKIVSKDLQSFQEFLTSHLTPAPNVASVKTSLVIRNAKNLPGVPLG